From a single Oceanobacillus kimchii X50 genomic region:
- a CDS encoding tyrosine-type recombinase/integrase — protein sequence MTKDIVKKAKNGTYYFRANLGYHPITGKQIQKYRSGFKTKKEAREEYSRLLLTKSDELEEKQDDILFQQFIEDIFLPWYKTQVKERTYENRLPTVRKHFTFFNSLITTEITPIHVQKWQLALSKKKYRSSYIRNVQGLFSMAMDRAVVLGLAESNPSKIVGNVKKTKTKIDFWTKEEFEKVISLFYKEDYYQHFLFISLWFLFMTGMRIGEATAIQWEDIDFDSGVLSIDKTLYYKNLDNYSFVEPKTKASVRQIALDGDTLTLLREWQNVQQAVIQTNYVMSYNGVPTQKHTLANAITRFSKKAGVHRIRLHALRHSHASLLISMGENPLIIKDRLGHEDIETTLGTYGYLYPNSNFEVAHKLEGIMSYQTATQNEDTSPKNQFTARYLRKGLETNNAITMQ from the coding sequence ATGACTAAAGATATCGTCAAAAAGGCAAAGAACGGAACATATTATTTTCGTGCTAATTTAGGGTATCACCCGATCACTGGCAAGCAAATTCAGAAATACCGTAGTGGTTTTAAAACTAAAAAAGAAGCAAGGGAAGAATATTCGAGGTTACTGCTTACAAAATCAGATGAATTAGAAGAAAAGCAAGATGACATTCTGTTCCAACAGTTTATTGAAGATATTTTTTTACCTTGGTATAAAACACAAGTAAAAGAAAGAACGTACGAAAATCGATTACCGACCGTAAGAAAACATTTCACTTTTTTTAATAGTTTAATCACTACCGAAATTACCCCGATTCATGTGCAAAAATGGCAATTAGCATTATCTAAAAAGAAGTATCGTTCTTCTTATATTAGAAATGTTCAAGGGTTATTTTCCATGGCGATGGATCGAGCGGTTGTTTTAGGTTTAGCTGAAAGTAATCCATCTAAAATTGTTGGAAATGTAAAAAAGACAAAGACAAAAATAGATTTTTGGACCAAAGAAGAATTTGAAAAAGTCATCTCTCTTTTTTATAAGGAAGACTACTATCAACACTTTTTATTTATCTCATTGTGGTTTTTATTTATGACTGGGATGCGGATTGGAGAAGCCACTGCAATTCAATGGGAAGATATTGACTTTGATTCTGGCGTGTTATCTATTGATAAAACACTTTACTATAAGAATTTAGATAATTACTCTTTTGTAGAACCAAAAACAAAGGCTAGTGTGCGCCAAATTGCATTAGACGGGGATACTTTAACTTTACTCCGTGAATGGCAAAACGTGCAGCAAGCTGTCATTCAAACCAATTATGTGATGAGCTATAATGGTGTTCCTACACAAAAACATACGTTGGCGAATGCCATTACACGTTTTTCAAAAAAAGCTGGGGTTCATCGAATTAGATTACATGCTTTAAGACACTCTCATGCTTCATTGCTTATTAGCATGGGTGAAAACCCATTAATCATTAAAGACCGTCTAGGGCATGAAGATATTGAAACGACACTCGGCACTTACGGATATTTGTATCCTAACAGTAACTTTGAGGTAGCCCATAAATTAGAAGGTATTATGTCTTACCAAACAGCAACACAAAATGAAGATACTTCACCTAAAAATCAGTTCACTGCTCGTTACCTACGTAAAGGATTAGAAACAAATAATGCAATAACAATGCAATGA
- a CDS encoding DUF3173 domain-containing protein, translating to MVTVTKKDLIALGYGPSFSADIIRECKKLMISKGHAYYQSKKLDRVPKEAVEEVLGITLDV from the coding sequence ATGGTCACAGTCACTAAAAAAGACTTGATAGCACTAGGTTATGGTCCCTCTTTTTCAGCTGATATCATTAGAGAATGTAAAAAACTAATGATTTCAAAAGGACATGCGTATTATCAATCTAAAAAGTTAGATCGTGTTCCTAAAGAAGCTGTTGAGGAAGTATTAGGGATAACTTTAGATGTGTGA
- a CDS encoding helix-turn-helix domain-containing protein, whose translation MNGMINTNTESNERGFLPYPIILAANKGELEAMKVVVLHYRSYMTSLSMRKLRDEQGNTYWGIDEDTRERLRAKLMQSVLAFKI comes from the coding sequence ATGAATGGGATGATTAATACTAATACGGAAAGCAATGAGCGTGGCTTTTTGCCGTATCCAATCATTTTAGCTGCAAATAAGGGTGAGCTAGAAGCAATGAAAGTAGTTGTTCTACATTATAGAAGCTATATGACAAGTTTATCCATGCGTAAGCTCCGTGATGAACAAGGAAACACTTATTGGGGCATCGATGAAGATACACGCGAACGCTTACGAGCGAAGCTTATGCAATCTGTTTTAGCTTTCAAAATTTGA
- a CDS encoding sensor histidine kinase translates to MNFFHYLKDKRNFFILNMIIMFFVSLMMIVSTDSRNAVSNIVYTNMVIFFIVAIYVIIEYYYNREFYRELNDVVESNHEEFLATLPKPRNDEQLLYLELLKKVNSVHGDQLQKLYNEKMDHQDFITSWIHEVKVPIAAGRLLMENSNGRTVENLVDKFEDELDRIENYVEQALYYSRIDSFSKDYFISEVVLDQVAKNSVKKFAKSFINKQIRFHMDNIEQVVHTDSKWLGFIMDQVFSNSLKYTGEGGEISVQFEEDRKEKRLQIQDTGIGIKPEDISRVFEKGFTGSIGRSHAKSTGLGLYLAKEMALKLGHDLSIHSEDGKYTKVIIHFPKIRNYYHL, encoded by the coding sequence ATGAATTTCTTTCATTACTTAAAAGATAAACGGAATTTCTTTATATTAAACATGATCATTATGTTCTTTGTTTCTTTGATGATGATTGTGAGCACAGATTCCAGAAACGCTGTAAGTAATATCGTATATACCAATATGGTTATCTTTTTTATTGTAGCTATATACGTAATCATCGAATACTATTACAATAGAGAATTTTATCGGGAATTAAATGATGTGGTTGAAAGTAATCATGAAGAATTTCTCGCAACTCTGCCTAAACCGCGAAACGATGAACAACTGTTATATCTTGAGTTATTAAAAAAAGTAAATAGTGTGCATGGCGATCAATTACAAAAGTTGTATAACGAAAAAATGGATCATCAAGACTTTATTACATCTTGGATTCATGAAGTCAAGGTTCCGATTGCGGCAGGTCGCTTGCTTATGGAAAACAGTAATGGAAGAACTGTTGAAAACCTTGTGGACAAGTTTGAAGATGAGTTGGATAGAATCGAAAATTACGTGGAGCAGGCTCTTTATTATTCTCGCATTGATTCTTTTTCCAAAGATTATTTTATTTCCGAGGTAGTGTTGGATCAAGTCGCTAAAAATAGTGTAAAGAAATTTGCCAAATCTTTTATTAACAAGCAAATTCGTTTTCATATGGACAATATTGAACAGGTTGTCCATACCGACAGTAAATGGCTTGGTTTTATTATGGATCAAGTTTTTTCAAATTCTTTAAAATATACAGGTGAAGGCGGGGAAATCTCCGTACAATTTGAGGAAGATCGAAAAGAAAAGCGGCTACAGATTCAAGATACAGGCATTGGAATTAAGCCAGAGGATATCAGCCGCGTATTTGAAAAAGGATTTACAGGATCTATTGGGAGAAGTCATGCCAAATCTACCGGTTTAGGTCTCTACCTTGCAAAAGAAATGGCTCTTAAATTAGGACATGACCTTTCCATTCATTCAGAAGATGGGAAATATACGAAGGTCATCATCCACTTTCCAAAAATCAGAAATTATTATCATCTATAA
- a CDS encoding response regulator transcription factor — translation MKIMIVEDDLTIRDMVGEALEKWGFETVKIEDFDQIMQVFLNHDPHLVIMDINLPSFDGFYWCNKIREISKVPMIFLSSRDTPMDIVMSMNMGGDDYIQKPFHMDVLIAKINALLRRTYSYMETQSQTMEHDGIILNLENGEVLHGDRKSELTKTEFLILKILMKNKGIIVSRTKMMRSLWKNENFVDENTLTVNIARLRKKLVELGKEHFITTKKGQGYIIQ, via the coding sequence ATGAAAATCATGATTGTGGAAGATGATTTGACCATTCGTGATATGGTAGGGGAAGCATTAGAAAAGTGGGGTTTTGAAACCGTTAAGATCGAAGACTTTGACCAAATCATGCAGGTATTTCTTAATCATGATCCTCACCTAGTCATCATGGATATCAATTTGCCATCGTTTGACGGATTTTACTGGTGTAATAAAATCAGAGAAATTTCAAAGGTCCCTATGATCTTTCTCTCTTCCCGTGATACACCAATGGATATAGTGATGTCGATGAACATGGGAGGAGATGATTATATTCAAAAACCTTTCCATATGGATGTATTGATTGCAAAAATAAATGCACTCCTTCGCAGAACGTATTCCTATATGGAAACACAGTCTCAGACAATGGAACATGATGGAATTATATTAAATCTTGAAAACGGAGAGGTCTTACATGGAGATCGAAAATCGGAACTCACGAAAACAGAATTTCTTATTTTAAAAATTCTTATGAAAAATAAAGGAATCATCGTCAGTCGTACGAAAATGATGCGTAGCCTTTGGAAGAATGAAAATTTCGTGGACGAAAATACATTGACGGTTAATATTGCTCGCCTGCGTAAAAAACTTGTTGAACTTGGAAAAGAACACTTTATTACAACTAAGAAAGGACAAGGTTATATAATTCAATGA
- a CDS encoding ABC transporter ATP-binding protein: MKTIVEAKQIKKVYGAKGNVFSALEDIDLTVMEGEFVGIMGPSGAGKSTLLNILATIDEPTAGDIVVDGINLTKMNEEQLSAFRRDKLGFLFQDYNLLDTLTVKENIILPLALAKLNVEELERRADEVADKFGIRDILNKYPYQISGGQKQRTAASRAIISKPNLILADEPTGALDSKSATDLLESLKDLNEQDKATILMVTHDAYAASYCNRVLFIKDGKIFTELVKGKRSRKEFFNKVLDVLSALGGGANDVI; this comes from the coding sequence ATGAAAACTATTGTCGAAGCAAAACAAATAAAAAAAGTCTATGGTGCAAAGGGAAATGTATTTTCAGCTTTGGAGGATATAGACTTAACCGTCATGGAAGGTGAATTCGTCGGTATTATGGGTCCCTCGGGTGCTGGTAAATCAACTTTACTAAATATATTGGCAACAATTGACGAGCCGACTGCTGGTGACATCGTGGTTGACGGAATCAATTTGACAAAGATGAATGAAGAGCAATTATCTGCCTTTCGCCGTGACAAACTTGGTTTCCTTTTCCAAGACTATAATTTATTAGATACTCTAACTGTGAAAGAAAATATTATCTTGCCGTTAGCCTTGGCAAAATTGAACGTTGAGGAATTGGAACGAAGAGCAGATGAAGTGGCAGATAAGTTTGGCATTCGCGACATTTTAAATAAGTACCCGTACCAAATTTCTGGGGGACAAAAGCAACGCACGGCAGCATCACGCGCGATTATTTCAAAGCCAAACCTAATATTGGCAGATGAACCAACAGGTGCGTTGGATTCGAAATCAGCAACAGACTTATTAGAAAGTTTAAAGGATCTTAATGAACAAGACAAGGCAACAATTTTAATGGTTACCCATGATGCTTATGCGGCAAGTTATTGTAATCGCGTCCTATTTATTAAAGACGGTAAAATCTTCACAGAACTTGTAAAAGGGAAAAGATCCCGCAAAGAATTTTTCAACAAGGTATTGGATGTTCTATCCGCACTGGGGGGTGGAGCAAATGACGTTATTTAG
- a CDS encoding ABC transporter permease, translated as MTLFSLARKNIKGNFNNYFVYFVTLVFSMVIYYTFTSLQYSEKIQESIELSDTMSFMFGVSSIILILFVAIFILYSNSFFTRKRKKEVGLYAILGLRKKTIAKMLFYENLIMGIIAIVIGIILGTLLSKLFAMILIKLMGSIAEVDFGISILAITQTVIVFMVIILFTSVQGYRLIYRFTLIELFYDEKKGEQIPKVSLITAVIGVIFLVVSYWLILKPFPDEFTTEYLIKNYGIAFVALVIGTHLFFRSVTVYLLRLSQKNKSRYYRGTRIIETSRLLFRIRGNARTFTVIALLSAATICFLGATYSGYYSNEKRAKEVVPFSYSHLSKGPEFDSQVESIIKADHRHPIKAQLDIPVIQVKGILSFQLDYDINPVKLISESTFNKVANALNKDETVSLSGNQAAVIQPRFTEYTKSVFKGENITIQLPQGSSELPFVHMVESNVLPFDYPDFFLVVSNEMFAEIAKKEAPLTYKVYEVENEVTAQATSKKVNKLVGNDFQVSSSFYTEYKQGKEGNAITLFIFGFLGLVFLAATGSIIYFKQLTEANEAKGHYEILRKIGVNKKDIRKSIKRQSLFVFGLPLTIGTLHSCVALYFTSNFISNLIGINLIFPILMAIVFFVIIYAVYYVLTVNTYNRIVNK; from the coding sequence ATGACGTTATTTAGTTTAGCAAGGAAAAATATTAAAGGTAATTTCAATAATTATTTTGTCTATTTTGTTACACTCGTCTTCAGCATGGTTATTTATTATACGTTCACTTCCTTGCAATATAGCGAAAAAATTCAGGAAAGCATTGAATTGTCGGATACAATGAGTTTCATGTTTGGGGTATCATCAATTATCTTAATTTTATTCGTAGCAATCTTTATTTTGTACTCCAATTCATTCTTCACAAGAAAAAGGAAGAAAGAAGTCGGATTGTACGCCATACTTGGTTTACGCAAGAAAACCATTGCAAAAATGTTGTTTTATGAAAATTTGATTATGGGAATCATTGCAATAGTTATTGGAATTATTCTTGGAACCTTACTTTCCAAATTATTTGCAATGATTTTAATAAAACTTATGGGTTCAATTGCCGAGGTGGACTTCGGTATTTCCATTCTAGCGATTACCCAAACAGTCATAGTCTTTATGGTCATTATTTTATTCACTTCCGTTCAAGGTTACCGTTTGATTTATCGTTTTACATTAATCGAATTATTCTATGATGAGAAAAAAGGAGAACAAATTCCAAAGGTTTCACTTATTACGGCTGTTATCGGAGTTATATTTCTTGTCGTTAGTTACTGGCTGATATTAAAACCATTTCCTGACGAATTTACTACGGAATATTTAATAAAAAATTATGGTATTGCTTTTGTTGCTCTCGTCATTGGCACCCATTTATTTTTTCGATCTGTAACGGTCTATTTATTAAGATTATCACAAAAAAATAAGTCGCGTTATTACAGAGGAACTAGAATAATTGAAACATCTCGTTTACTGTTTCGTATTAGAGGGAATGCACGTACCTTTACAGTCATTGCATTGTTGAGTGCTGCTACGATCTGTTTCTTAGGTGCAACTTACAGTGGGTATTACAGCAACGAAAAAAGAGCTAAGGAAGTTGTTCCATTCAGCTATTCGCATTTGTCAAAAGGTCCAGAATTTGATTCGCAGGTGGAGAGCATAATAAAAGCAGATCATCGACATCCAATAAAAGCCCAACTAGACATACCCGTCATTCAGGTAAAAGGAATACTCTCATTTCAACTGGATTATGACATAAATCCTGTGAAATTAATCTCAGAAAGTACATTTAATAAAGTAGCGAATGCTTTAAATAAGGATGAAACAGTCTCACTATCAGGAAATCAAGCAGCAGTAATCCAGCCAAGGTTTACTGAATATACGAAGTCGGTTTTTAAAGGAGAAAATATAACGATTCAATTGCCTCAAGGAAGCAGCGAACTGCCATTTGTTCATATGGTTGAAAGTAATGTGCTACCTTTCGATTATCCCGATTTCTTTCTAGTAGTCAGTAACGAAATGTTTGCTGAGATAGCCAAAAAAGAGGCTCCATTAACTTATAAAGTGTATGAAGTGGAAAATGAAGTAACGGCACAAGCCACATCAAAGAAAGTAAATAAACTGGTTGGAAACGATTTTCAAGTTTCTTCATCATTTTATACGGAGTATAAGCAAGGTAAAGAAGGAAACGCAATTACTCTCTTTATTTTCGGATTTTTGGGGCTAGTATTTTTAGCAGCAACTGGAAGTATCATTTATTTCAAACAGTTAACAGAAGCGAATGAGGCGAAAGGACACTATGAAATCCTTAGAAAAATCGGTGTCAATAAAAAGGATATACGTAAATCAATCAAAAGGCAGTCATTATTTGTATTTGGATTGCCACTAACCATAGGAACATTGCACAGTTGTGTGGCATTGTACTTTACTAGCAACTTTATTTCTAATCTCATTGGAATCAATCTTATTTTCCCTATTCTAATGGCTATAGTCTTCTTTGTTATTATCTATGCAGTCTATTACGTATTAACTGTTAATACGTACAATCGCATTGTAAACAAATAA
- a CDS encoding helix-turn-helix domain-containing protein produces MTGMIDANTKDNECGLLPYPIILAANKGDPEAMNYVILHYGSYMASLSMRKLYDERGNTYWGIDVDTHDRLRSKLMQGILAFKI; encoded by the coding sequence ATGACTGGGATGATTGATGCTAACACAAAAGACAACGAATGTGGCTTATTACCTTATCCAATTATTTTAGCTGCAAATAAGGGTGATCCAGAAGCGATGAATTACGTTATTTTGCATTATGGAAGCTATATGGCAAGTTTGTCTATGCGTAAACTTTATGATGAGCGTGGTAATACGTATTGGGGCATTGATGTAGACACACATGATCGTTTACGTTCGAAGCTTATGCAGGGCATTTTAGCTTTCAAGATTTGA
- a CDS encoding RNA polymerase sigma factor produces the protein MIEPDRTEWQIRCAFNAFCKRVLKNEAINIYNERQQRLTKEMTFSDLTPQEENQLFTLDHQYEGEEGQSFQVVGKKITPKLLAEALRTLPIEKRKTVLLYYFFDKSDVEIAELLEIPRSTVQYRRTSSFKRLKRFLEEHADDWDD, from the coding sequence ATGATAGAACCAGATCGTACCGAGTGGCAAATTCGCTGTGCATTTAATGCCTTTTGTAAACGTGTATTGAAGAATGAAGCAATCAACATTTATAACGAAAGGCAACAACGTCTAACAAAGGAGATGACATTTTCGGATCTCACACCACAAGAAGAAAATCAACTCTTTACCTTAGATCATCAATATGAAGGAGAAGAAGGACAAAGTTTTCAAGTGGTTGGAAAGAAAATAACTCCGAAATTACTCGCTGAAGCGTTGCGTACTTTGCCAATAGAAAAGCGTAAGACAGTCCTACTATACTATTTTTTTGATAAATCAGATGTAGAAATAGCCGAACTACTAGAGATTCCTCGTAGTACGGTTCAGTATAGACGGACAAGCTCTTTTAAAAGGTTAAAGCGATTTTTGGAGGAACATGCAGATGACTGGGATGATTGA
- a CDS encoding acyltransferase family protein, with protein sequence MSPQKEERLYFIDNLRGALTVLVVFHHLVYFSIYNEVLTQGSIGVVMGLLFLAFNQTFFMGTFFLISGYFVPLSFERNGATRFIKDRSIRFLIPFIFYIFILSQVQAIEAYILNQKPFTWQTYFSHLTYGPMWYVELLFVFVCLYAVWAKFMSKNKLSVVRQSTPPTYRMFTVFVMILAAGYFTIRLWVPALDLPGGSPEVQSFVGLFTASGYDLPQYVGLFILGIIAYQRNWFRNTPDSMGRAGFGIAIGASILLLPLVLIFGVDGLQFSGGWNWTSLVYSLWEALFCVGVILGLIIFFRERVFHQGKGWSFLSAHSFVIYIIHIPIIAIVIAGLKVIHFPPSFMFLAMILITLPLCFLLSYIIKQIPFASKIL encoded by the coding sequence TTGTCTCCCCAAAAGGAAGAACGATTATATTTTATTGATAATCTAAGAGGAGCTCTTACAGTGTTGGTTGTGTTTCATCATTTGGTGTATTTTTCCATCTATAACGAGGTATTAACACAAGGGTCTATTGGGGTTGTAATGGGCCTTCTATTTCTTGCTTTTAACCAGACTTTCTTTATGGGGACATTTTTTCTTATTTCTGGTTACTTTGTCCCTTTATCTTTTGAACGAAATGGGGCAACTCGGTTTATCAAGGATAGATCTATCCGATTCCTAATCCCATTTATCTTCTATATTTTCATTCTTAGCCAAGTTCAAGCAATTGAAGCCTATATACTTAACCAAAAGCCATTTACATGGCAAACCTATTTTTCACATTTAACTTACGGCCCGATGTGGTACGTCGAGCTACTTTTCGTATTCGTTTGTTTATACGCAGTCTGGGCGAAGTTTATGAGTAAAAATAAGCTATCAGTAGTTCGGCAGAGTACGCCACCCACCTACAGGATGTTTACAGTCTTTGTAATGATATTAGCAGCAGGATACTTCACCATAAGACTGTGGGTTCCTGCTCTTGATTTACCCGGTGGATCTCCCGAGGTTCAATCATTTGTTGGACTTTTTACAGCAAGCGGCTATGATCTCCCACAATATGTCGGGCTATTCATTTTGGGTATCATCGCTTACCAACGTAATTGGTTTCGAAATACTCCTGATTCTATGGGGAGGGCGGGTTTTGGAATTGCAATTGGAGCATCGATTCTTCTTCTACCCTTAGTCTTGATATTTGGGGTAGACGGATTACAGTTTTCTGGCGGCTGGAACTGGACATCTTTGGTTTATTCTCTGTGGGAAGCTCTATTTTGTGTTGGCGTCATTCTCGGATTAATCATATTCTTTCGCGAAAGAGTTTTTCATCAAGGAAAAGGTTGGAGCTTCTTGTCAGCCCATTCTTTCGTGATTTACATCATTCATATACCGATTATCGCTATTGTTATTGCTGGATTGAAGGTCATCCACTTTCCACCATCCTTCATGTTTCTAGCTATGATTCTGATCACGTTACCACTTTGCTTCTTGTTAAGTTATATAATTAAGCAGATTCCCTTTGCGTCAAAGATTCTTTAG
- a CDS encoding GAP family protein: protein MIESIEALMPSSSIDTSIALLIISICALIDILSPGVLAVTAYLLLTQPNQLSSRLLVFLFITQFGYFIVGLFLYFGGDSLLKGIGKLSEFDFINWFYLLFGAVIVLISFCKPNDNTKKRLISFIPQKTTMKGMIMLGIIVFLIEFVTALPYFYSILLMNHLTIEPSSSIFIIIGYNLVMVLPSLLLLGVNIMFKERLQQFLNKIRSKLNEAPISSLLVAIGVVGAVFFNIGLRGILN from the coding sequence TTGATCGAAAGTATTGAAGCATTAATGCCTTCTTCATCAATAGACACATCGATAGCTTTGCTAATTATTTCTATTTGCGCATTAATTGATATATTAAGTCCTGGTGTACTTGCTGTAACAGCCTATTTATTATTGACACAGCCTAATCAATTATCTTCTCGCTTGCTTGTTTTTTTGTTTATTACGCAGTTTGGCTACTTCATAGTGGGCTTATTCCTATACTTTGGTGGAGATTCACTATTGAAAGGAATCGGAAAATTATCTGAATTTGACTTTATCAATTGGTTTTATCTCCTTTTTGGAGCAGTTATTGTTCTAATTAGCTTCTGTAAACCAAATGATAATACAAAAAAACGTTTAATTTCATTTATACCCCAAAAAACAACGATGAAAGGGATGATCATGTTAGGTATCATTGTTTTTCTAATTGAATTTGTAACTGCGTTGCCTTACTTTTATTCCATTTTGTTAATGAATCACCTAACAATTGAGCCTTCCTCTTCTATCTTTATTATAATTGGCTACAATCTTGTAATGGTGCTTCCTTCTCTTCTTTTGTTAGGGGTTAATATTATGTTTAAAGAGAGACTGCAACAATTTCTAAATAAAATTAGATCAAAATTAAATGAAGCTCCGATTTCCTCACTGTTGGTAGCGATAGGAGTAGTAGGTGCAGTTTTTTTCAATATCGGTCTTAGAGGAATATTAAATTAA
- a CDS encoding TetR/AcrR family transcriptional regulator, translated as MPRIVNHEKKRKSIAEAAWSIIKKEGIEKASIRRVAIEAGMSAGALRHYFSTKDEMLLFIMDYYLEEGKKRSQSKSWSDNPLQAVAEVLLELIPIDEEKKIETSVWWILALQSLTSDTLKEKKDEMTNGMYELASSMIEILVLQGILSDSTNVKLEKSRLAALIDGLSIHALLRPDVYSPDKVKEVIRYHLETLCNESQLS; from the coding sequence ATGCCAAGGATTGTTAATCATGAAAAAAAGAGGAAGTCAATTGCTGAGGCCGCTTGGAGTATTATTAAGAAAGAGGGAATCGAAAAAGCATCTATAAGAAGAGTTGCTATTGAAGCAGGCATGTCTGCTGGAGCGTTAAGACATTATTTTTCAACTAAGGATGAAATGTTATTATTTATCATGGATTATTATCTGGAAGAAGGGAAAAAACGTTCTCAAAGTAAAAGTTGGTCAGACAATCCATTGCAGGCGGTTGCGGAAGTTTTATTAGAGCTTATTCCAATTGATGAAGAAAAGAAAATCGAAACGAGTGTTTGGTGGATCCTTGCACTTCAGTCACTTACAAGTGATACTTTAAAAGAAAAAAAAGATGAAATGACTAACGGTATGTATGAATTAGCAAGTTCAATGATCGAGATATTAGTTCTACAAGGGATTTTATCTGATTCAACTAATGTAAAATTAGAAAAGAGTAGGCTAGCGGCATTAATTGATGGATTGTCCATTCATGCTCTGTTAAGACCTGACGTCTACTCTCCAGATAAGGTGAAGGAAGTAATCCGTTATCATTTAGAAACACTCTGCAATGAAAGTCAATTGAGTTAG
- a CDS encoding DUF5946 family protein — MKDGFCIECGAKEEDGLSCWEQLGYLLAWEQNNPKLYALHFWTVSRYMLQHPSNFRRMCSNKKIIP; from the coding sequence ATGAAGGATGGCTTTTGTATAGAGTGTGGAGCGAAAGAAGAGGATGGTTTATCTTGTTGGGAGCAACTTGGGTATCTTCTGGCTTGGGAACAGAACAATCCTAAACTTTATGCTCTTCATTTCTGGACAGTTTCAAGATACATGTTACAGCATCCTTCCAACTTTAGAAGGATGTGCTCTAACAAAAAAATTATTCCGTGA
- a CDS encoding GrpB family protein yields the protein MHDNLKSKNEEKLQEVMVGELKPHNAQITLLDYDPKWPKLFDREAKRIYSILGKKVLQLEHVGSTSVPGLCAKPIIDILLVVKDSADESAYVPDLEEAGYTLRIREPDWFQHRLFKGPDTDINLHVFSKGSSEIDRMLRFRNWLRINHSDRDKYASVKCNLAHRKWKHVQDYADAKASIVQEIMRRANSVDEKKG from the coding sequence ATGCACGATAATTTAAAATCTAAAAATGAAGAAAAACTTCAAGAAGTAATGGTTGGAGAGCTAAAACCTCACAATGCACAAATTACACTCCTTGACTATGATCCGAAATGGCCGAAGTTATTTGACCGAGAGGCTAAAAGAATTTATTCCATACTTGGTAAAAAGGTACTTCAGTTGGAGCACGTTGGATCAACTTCAGTGCCAGGTTTATGTGCTAAGCCAATTATTGATATTCTATTGGTTGTGAAGGATTCTGCTGACGAAAGTGCTTATGTTCCTGACTTGGAGGAAGCTGGCTACACTTTACGTATTCGAGAACCAGATTGGTTTCAACACCGACTTTTTAAAGGTCCCGATACAGATATTAATTTACACGTATTTAGTAAAGGCTCATCTGAAATCGACCGAATGTTGCGATTTCGTAATTGGCTAAGAATTAACCATTCCGATCGAGATAAGTATGCAAGCGTAAAGTGTAACTTAGCTCACCGTAAATGGAAACACGTCCAAGACTATGCGGATGCAAAAGCTTCAATAGTACAGGAAATTATGAGAAGGGCAAACTCAGTCGATGAGAAGAAGGGGTGA